agaaagtggccccataatcagaaggttgccggttcgaatcccgatccgccaaggtgccactgaggtaccactgagcaaagcaccgtcccagcacactgctccccagttaTGGTTatggtttaaatacagaggacaaagttCTACATGCTTTGGGCCACACTGATTTTGTTTCACAGTAATTTCATTAGCTTTCCTGGACATACAGTCTGAACATTTTCATCAAAGCTATGTGGTTGAGTTGTATGGTTGGTAGCTGATTTATTGACTTATTGGCTACTATTGTCATTGTACTCTGTCTGCCCCTGCCATGACAAGATATTCTGCAGTCCAGGTCATGCATGTGAACTTGCATGTGAAGTCTGCTAAATATTTCTTAGCAAGTTGGTATACAATCATGAGTAGATGCTGAGTAAGACAAGTGATGgatgagacaaaaatgtatCTGTCTGATCTGTGTGTCTTTCTGGCCTCATAGATCGAACTGATGATTCATGACACTGAGCATCTGCTTCAGCTGACAATTGAGCACGACCcccacctccccctcccccaGAACAAACAGACGGATATCCTGGAGGAGGCGATGGATGTGCCatccagactgggactgggcgTAACCTGTCCACAGAGCCGTGCACCTCGATCCAGGCACATCCTGTGAGAATTGTCGATGGCCAGCACATTCACAACACCATCCATATTTTAACAAAAGGGCAAATACAACTTgtgttaaattaaaaaacaagcatgaatgcattaaatgttaattcagaatgaataaattaaatattaattactCAGTGTAATTACTCAATGCAGACTGAGCACAGGGCTGGCAGATATGAAGACAATAGCTGCTTAATTTTCTTCATTCTCATTCTTTCCACTACTGTTTCCTTCCCTCTGTTCTCAGACGCAGCTGCAGCATTGATAAGTCGCCCATTTCAAACCTCTGTGCCCCCTCGTTCTCTCAGAGGAGGGACATTAATCGCTCAGAGTCTCTGCGCATTGACCCCGGCGAACGGATGCACCGGATATTCCGCCCATCTGACCTCATACACGGAGAAGTACTGGGGAGGGGCTGTTTTGGACAGGCTATCAAGGTAAAGCCCACACAGAAACCCTTCATAAAAGACAACAAACCTTTAGGGAATCAGAATTTTCAGACTTTTCCCTGTGAAACAAATCTGAAAAACATAATAAGTCAGTCAATCAGCTTCCACTCGCTTGTCCAGATGAAAATTACAGCGGTAGCAGGCTGAGCTGGTCAAACCAGACATCGCAGGAACAGTCTCAAATGACAGCAGAACCCAAAGCATTCCCAAGACAACTAGGAGATCTACAGGGAGTgaagaattattaggcaagttgtatttttgaggaataattttattattgaacaacaaccatgttctctatgaacccaaaaaactcattaatatcaaagctgaatgtttttggaagtagttttgagtttgtttttatctttagctattttagggggatatctgtgtgtgcaggtgactattactgtgcataattattaggcaacttaacaaaaaacagtgaaaccaagtgaaaccagtgaaaccaatataacatctccacattcacaaatatacatttctgacattcaaaaacaaatcagcgaccaatatagccacctttctttgcaaggacactgccatccatggattctgtcagtgttttgatctgttcaccatcaacattgcgtgcagcagcaaccacagcctcccagacactgttcagagaggtgtactgtttaccctccttgtaaatctcacatttgatgatggaccacaggttctcaatggggttcagatcaggtgaacaaggaggccatgtcattagtttttcttcttttataccctttcttgcaagccacgctgtggagtacttggatgcgtgtgatggagcattgtcctgcatgaaaatcatgtttttcttgaaggatgcaggattcttcctgtaccactgcttgaagaaggtgtcttccagaaactggcagtaggactgggagttgagcttgactccatcctcaacacgaaaaggccccacaagctcatctttgatgataccagcccaaaccagtactccacctccaccttgctggtgtctgagtcggactggagctctctgccctttaccaatccagccacgggcccatccatctggcccatcaagactcactctcatttcatcagtccataaaaccttagaaaaatcagtcttgagatatttcttggcccagtcttgacgtttcagcttgtgtgtgatGTTCAGTGGTgctcgtctttcagcctttcttaccttggccatgtctctgagtattgcacaccttgtgcttttgggcactccagtgatgttgcagctctgaaatatggccaaactggtggcaagtggcatcttggcagctgcacacttgacttttctcagttcatgggcagttattttgcaccttggtttttccacacacttcttgcaaccctgttgactattttgaatgaaacgcttgattgttcgatgagtgctgcatccctctgcaagatatctcactattttctgagcctgtcaagtccttcttttgacccattttgccataGGAAAGCAAGTTGCCTAATTaatatgcacacctgatatagggtgttgatgtcattagaccacaccccttctcattacagagatgtacatcacctaatatgcttaattggtagtaggcttttgagcctatacagcttggagtaagacaacatgcatgaagaggatgatgtggacaaaatactcatttgcctaataagtctgcactccctgtaatctCTCCAGTGGTCTCTGCACAGTGGGATGTGTCCAAAACAATAGAGATGCCCCCTCCAGATCCCCAAAACTCCCTTCACCAGACTCCTTTCCATCTTTGAGATTCTGTCCATGAAAACCAAGAAAAGTAACAAAGTCACACATCTAATTCTGATGGCACACAGCAGTGGCCTAGGCACTCTGTGCTCCTGCAGAACCTCCCAGAGCACATGCAGACGCCCATGGTCAAATGTCTTCACCAAATTCACAAAGCACATAGACTGGATTGTCACAGCGCGGCAAGTGTCACGGGATTGAATGACAAATAAAGGCCTGATGTCAGACATTTATAATGATAATTGAAGCAGTGTGATACTGTTGTGGTTTAATATGTGTTCTGATCAGGTAACACATCAAGAGACGGGAGAAGTTATGGTGATGAAGGAACTTCTAAGATTTGATGAAGACACTCAGAAGACCTTCCTCAAAGAGGTCTGTGCCAATTCTTAAAGGCTGAAGGTAATACATTGAGATATGAGCTAGTAGGATaggttacatttacatgccTGTGTGATTCCAGGTTAAGGTAATGCGCTGTCTTGACCATCCAAATGTCCTGAAGTTCATTGGGATCCTGTACAAAGACAAGCGACTGAACTTCATCTCAGAGTTTGTTCAAGGTGGCACGCTGCGGGAGGCCATTAATAGAATGGTGAGGGGCCTTTTCAGGATATTTCCCATACTTCCCTTTCTATTTCTGTATCAGTTTCTTTCAAGTTGCTGCACTCTCGCTCATGCTGTTGTATTCATCGTTACAGGACAGCAAATTCCCCTGGAATCGCAGAGTCAGCTACGCTAAAGATATAGCTGCGGGTATGGTAAGCGAAAGCATTTCTGTTTGAGAACATCTTCACTGCATATTCAAGTCCTGTCATGTTTTGTTAGTTCTGCTGTCCCCTTGTGGTAGACATGCTGTGGAACAGTCTGATCATGCTGATACACTTGTTTTTCTCTGCCAAGGCATACCTGCATTCAATGAATGTCATTCACCGTGATTTGAACTCATACAACTGTTTGGTTAGAGAGGTCTGTCTTCCTTTGGCATTTTTATAAATAGCCAGCAGTGGTTCCATGCTTTTGAATTGCATACTTACACTCAGTACTGTTTCTACGCTCAGAACCACACCGTGGTAGTGGCAGACTTTGGGCTAGCAAGGCTGGTGATGGCCGATCGGAAGCTGCCCTCTCCTTGCCATGAGCCAGAGGCGAGGCGGTCTGACAGAAGGAAGAGGTATACTGTTGTGGGGAACCCTTACTGGATGGCACCAGAGATGATCAATGGTGAGAATACTGGGGAGCTGAATGCTCATACCGTTTGGTCATGATTGTCCACTAGCAAAAATttgcttttattaaagaaaCACATCTAATGTGCTTCCAAAATATCCTGCATAGAGTCAATATTCACTCACTGGTCACTTTAATAGAAACTCACATTTTTTAGAtatacatcaacacacacaatcatactTTAAAATGTGTACAGTGTCACTGGTTAATGCTCCACATtattaatgtgttaaatattaatacattagAAAATGCTGAACATTCAATCAAATTCTTCTTCTAGTCTTCACAATTATCAAATCTCTAATAAATGTGCTTGATAATGCCCATAGCCATTAAAATACTATTGTGTTTGTTGTGGTTCAGGTAAGACCTACGATGAAAGAGTGGACATCTTCTCCTTTGGCATAATTCTGTGCGAGGTAAAAGTGTGAACACTTTCTCATTGCCATAAAATTCTGGATTAATGCCAGATCAACAAATCAGCACAATACTGTAACAAATTACTTAATCTGGAGATTTTCAAGATCCCTCGATCTTTCAGCATCCCTGAATCACTTACACATTCCTggaattgctttttttatttttacataaaggTGTTTGATTTTAACCACGTGGATATATCAATTTATCAACCATCTAAGATGTGTTTTTTAAGTCAGGCTTGCCTTGAAGTTAAAGCCTCGTCACACGGAGTCTTCAGGTTTTCTTTTTGTGCTCTAAATGTCTTTTCTCTCTAAAAGATCATGGGCAGAGTGAACGCAGACCCAGACTTCCTTCCCCGCACTGCTGACTACGGCCTCAACGTGTCTGGATTCCTGGAGCTCTGTCACCCCGCAGACTGTCCCGCAGCGTTCCTCCCCATGTCAGTTCTCTGCTGCCATCTGGAGGTGGACAAACGGTAGTGCCTTTTAATTCCGTTTAAAAAAATGGCTTTATGGTCACATACAgataattatgcaaattaataaacaaaagatGCATAGAAAATAAACAGTGGTTTTCCtttaatattgcatttcaataaTTACGATGCATTTATTATTCTCATTATAACAGATCATTTCTCCCTGCAGGCCACCCTTCTCAAAGCTGTTTGAGTGGCTGGAAAACTTGCGCTTGCACCTTGACATGGGGCTCCCACTCATGTCAGAGCTGGAACACATCCGACAGGAATTCTGGAATAACCACAGACTCAAACACCCATGTCAGTTTGGACCACAGCTGTGATAAGCTATAGAGGACTGTAAATATGAAGATGTACTCCATACATTTAATCTTCTGAAATTCTGAAAATGGATACAggacatatacatatatacacacctcAACTATTTAAAGAATCAATTGGCAATTTTTGTGTTAGTGTAAAGTATACAGATTGACTTTGCTCTTTTATTGTGTGTTATGATGACTGTGTTGTATACATACAGTGGACAAAAGTGGAaa
The window above is part of the Denticeps clupeoides chromosome 6, fDenClu1.1, whole genome shotgun sequence genome. Proteins encoded here:
- the LOC114792611 gene encoding LIM domain kinase 1-like gives rise to the protein MLSLRPVLSGKEVQEPPGSQKETHKEHSLVCKSKQQRGAYCDVSLSTVIDEETTGLEWCRSVAEAHMSRRDQRYKRGAKGRCCECGAILSHWYYEKEGRFFCKRDYSVRFGEMCHGCSEAISSGLIMVAGEQKFHPECFSCKRCGIVIGVGDSYTLVERSKLYCGHCYFQDPVTPENSVDVECPRVPHTVTLVSFPPLANGCHGLSFSVEQDPGHENTQIFRVCEMDSDYISDVKALIHVGDRILEINGTPIQNIPLDEIELMIHDTEHLLQLTIEHDPHLPLPQNKQTDILEEAMDVPSRLGLGVTCPQSRAPRSRHILRSCSIDKSPISNLCAPSFSQRRDINRSESLRIDPGERMHRIFRPSDLIHGEVLGRGCFGQAIKVTHQETGEVMVMKELLRFDEDTQKTFLKEVKVMRCLDHPNVLKFIGILYKDKRLNFISEFVQGGTLREAINRMDSKFPWNRRVSYAKDIAAGMAYLHSMNVIHRDLNSYNCLVRENHTVVVADFGLARLVMADRKLPSPCHEPEARRSDRRKRYTVVGNPYWMAPEMINGKTYDERVDIFSFGIILCEIMGRVNADPDFLPRTADYGLNVSGFLELCHPADCPAAFLPMSVLCCHLEVDKRPPFSKLFEWLENLRLHLDMGLPLMSELEHIRQEFWNNHRLKHPCQFGPQL